A portion of the Sulfuricurvum kujiense DSM 16994 genome contains these proteins:
- a CDS encoding YcbK family protein, which translates to MEIKRLESPLLNPSRRTFIKNVIALSASTSLFADNKEKDEILSVIRNGTSYKIPFIRDGKIEENGYDDLCRVFADVRAGVAVRMDPNLFLILTKAQQWLSSNHINRPIILTSGYRTEHTNSITEGAAFNSMHLYGKAADIKIEGIPADYLARLLRMCGGAGIGIYPTFVHVDTWRERAWRG; encoded by the coding sequence ATGGAAATCAAACGATTAGAATCTCCGCTCTTGAATCCGTCGAGAAGAACATTTATAAAAAATGTGATAGCTTTATCGGCTTCAACATCGCTTTTTGCCGATAATAAAGAGAAAGACGAAATTCTCAGTGTTATCCGCAACGGTACTTCCTATAAAATTCCGTTTATTCGCGATGGCAAAATAGAAGAAAACGGCTATGATGATTTATGCCGTGTTTTTGCCGATGTTCGTGCCGGAGTAGCTGTAAGAATGGATCCGAATTTATTTTTGATTTTGACAAAAGCCCAACAATGGCTGTCAAGCAATCATATTAATCGCCCTATTATTCTGACATCCGGTTATCGTACGGAACACACGAATAGTATAACGGAGGGAGCAGCCTTTAATTCGATGCATTTGTACGGCAAAGCTGCCGATATAAAAATCGAAGGCATTCCTGCAGATTATTTAGCGAGGCTGCTTAGGATGTGCGGCGGAGCCGGAATAGGAATATACCCGACCTTCGTCCATGTAGATACGTGGAGAGAACGGGCATGGAGAGGTTAG
- a CDS encoding type II secretion system protein, whose product MKQYTGMRKGISLIEMIVAVILFGVLSAIGVKYYKNFFNTELTAKKARVAALLDQASQMSNAYDAYIVQVGSIANLDTNLTQLDDANVSILSRLPIAITELASGNVDGTGGWELNKTTGISGTTGIALQYKLDKNATGRLNTSDDEQYCAIINHEFNASIEYNASNATVFPVSATSAYQRFGQVFCWNNGTHLTLFVVKP is encoded by the coding sequence ATGAAACAGTACACAGGAATGAGAAAAGGTATCTCTCTTATTGAGATGATTGTTGCCGTTATTTTATTTGGAGTTCTCTCCGCTATCGGAGTTAAATACTATAAAAACTTCTTTAATACGGAGTTAACGGCTAAAAAAGCACGTGTAGCGGCACTTTTGGATCAAGCATCACAAATGTCGAATGCGTATGACGCATACATTGTACAAGTGGGTTCAATCGCGAACCTTGATACCAACCTTACCCAGCTTGATGACGCGAACGTTTCGATCCTTAGCCGTCTTCCAATCGCTATTACCGAATTGGCTTCAGGAAATGTGGACGGCACCGGCGGTTGGGAATTGAACAAAACTACCGGTATTTCTGGTACAACAGGTATCGCACTTCAATACAAACTGGATAAAAATGCTACCGGACGCTTGAACACTTCAGATGATGAGCAATATTGTGCGATTATTAACCATGAGTTCAATGCAAGTATCGAATACAATGCGTCTAATGCAACCGTATTCCCTGTTAGTGCAACAAGTGCTTACCAACGTTTCGGACAAGTATTCTGCTGGAACAACGGAACACACCTTACGCTCTTCGTAGTTAAACCTTAA
- a CDS encoding type II secretion system F family protein, with product MKPDVLTLLKALQLSLENGKSLTNALNLLQNTAKDKDERAIYINITRSIQEGASFSNAIEKYISPSPDIIQFVAMAEKGGGFVKTLKSVVNYLEIKNRFHQESNDKIALPVIYFTLTAIIIIFIRFFAVPFHISEAKSYDPRIYAIIAEHLDMALILSNLLLGGLLFFSAYFLIVMIALFNYSGAIQGVAKRIASHLPISSLVIGYFEKFILLSLLSEMLKNGVSLKMTFKTAANSTIIPRISKQFEGILAQVSRGEKNFWSIPFFEEIEQHLLAGAGTVAQLGNMFGEFADRARFNALTMASKFFRSMTIVAILLLSFAVFVEFFTIVLTQVLIQQGIIDQVGHA from the coding sequence ATGAAACCTGATGTACTCACCCTCTTAAAGGCGCTGCAGTTATCTTTGGAAAATGGAAAGAGCCTTACTAATGCACTCAATTTACTTCAAAATACGGCAAAAGACAAGGACGAACGCGCCATATACATCAATATTACCCGCTCAATCCAAGAAGGAGCCTCTTTTTCCAATGCGATAGAGAAATACATATCCCCTTCCCCCGATATCATCCAGTTTGTTGCTATGGCAGAAAAAGGGGGTGGATTCGTCAAAACGCTCAAATCGGTTGTAAATTATCTAGAGATAAAAAACCGATTTCATCAAGAGTCAAACGACAAAATTGCCCTTCCTGTCATCTATTTTACGTTGACGGCAATCATCATTATTTTCATCCGTTTTTTTGCTGTTCCGTTTCACATCAGTGAAGCCAAAAGCTACGATCCGAGAATCTACGCTATTATCGCTGAACATTTGGATATGGCTCTTATTCTAAGCAATCTTCTATTAGGAGGATTGCTTTTCTTTTCGGCCTATTTTCTTATCGTTATGATCGCCCTTTTTAACTATAGTGGAGCCATTCAAGGCGTGGCGAAACGGATAGCGTCGCACCTGCCGATCTCTTCTCTCGTTATCGGTTATTTTGAAAAATTCATCCTACTGAGTCTGCTCAGCGAAATGCTTAAAAATGGCGTTTCGTTAAAAATGACCTTTAAAACCGCCGCAAACAGCACCATTATTCCTCGCATATCAAAGCAATTCGAGGGGATTCTTGCCCAAGTGAGCCGAGGCGAAAAAAACTTTTGGAGTATCCCCTTTTTCGAAGAGATCGAACAGCACCTCCTCGCCGGAGCGGGAACAGTAGCTCAACTGGGCAATATGTTTGGTGAATTTGCGGACCGGGCCAGATTTAATGCACTCACTATGGCGAGTAAGTTTTTTCGCAGTATGACGATAGTGGCTATTTTACTACTGTCGTTTGCCGTATTTGTCGAATTTTTCACCATCGTCTTGACTCAGGTATTAATCCAACAAGGGATCATCGATCAAGTAGGACATGCATAA
- a CDS encoding type II secretion system protein has translation MTIYKNHRKGISLVEMTIAVILFGVLSTVTMLYYKNLFNIDLTSKKARIAALMDQGRQLSGAYDVYIAQFGIAPLDVNLSDFNATNVMILKHLPKDIIEMTTVGWELNTSAVDGHPAFQFPIDLNGTSYKLAGVKDDDQYCAIFNHEINTSLDLNVSDNMNFGTAASQYSALGDAFCYTEILGANDHKHWIMIVQQN, from the coding sequence ATGACTATCTATAAAAATCACAGAAAAGGTATCTCTCTCGTTGAAATGACGATTGCCGTTATCTTGTTTGGTGTTTTATCAACCGTTACAATGCTGTATTACAAAAATCTTTTCAACATTGATTTAACGTCTAAAAAAGCACGTATTGCAGCTTTGATGGATCAAGGCAGACAACTCTCAGGTGCGTATGATGTTTATATAGCGCAGTTCGGTATTGCCCCATTGGATGTCAATTTGTCCGATTTTAACGCAACTAATGTCATGATCCTTAAGCATCTTCCTAAAGATATCATCGAAATGACCACAGTAGGATGGGAGCTGAATACTTCAGCAGTTGACGGACATCCTGCATTTCAGTTTCCTATTGACTTGAATGGTACCTCTTATAAACTGGCCGGTGTCAAAGATGATGATCAGTATTGTGCTATCTTCAACCATGAAATCAATACAAGTTTGGATTTAAATGTCTCCGACAACATGAATTTCGGAACAGCAGCCAGCCAATATTCCGCCCTCGGAGATGCATTTTGCTATACCGAAATACTTGGAGCCAATGATCACAAACATTGGATTATGATCGTTCAACAAAATTAA
- a CDS encoding biotin synthase, producing MKKIFLCSICNINSGTCNEDCKFCSQSVKYKADIERYRQKPMEQILEEARRLEALGALGFCLVTAQKGLDDKTLDFVCNVASTLKREVPRLRLIACNGTASFEQLNELRRAGVSAYNHNLETSREFYPQVCTTHPWDERYETCENVNRSGLKLISGGIFGMGETQEDRLSMLYSLKELNPISVPLNFYHHNAALPLNPSPLTIDESLELISLARKILDKADRIMIAGGREITFKERQHEIFEAGANSIVIGNYLTTAGREAHADLMMLQDLGFEIAMTPEDK from the coding sequence ATGAAAAAGATTTTTCTTTGCTCCATCTGTAATATCAACAGCGGAACATGTAACGAAGATTGCAAGTTTTGCAGCCAGAGCGTTAAATATAAAGCTGACATTGAGCGTTACCGTCAAAAGCCCATGGAGCAGATTTTGGAAGAGGCCCGACGTCTTGAAGCACTCGGGGCATTAGGCTTTTGTCTCGTGACGGCTCAAAAAGGGCTGGATGACAAAACGCTCGATTTTGTTTGCAACGTCGCTTCGACACTCAAACGTGAAGTTCCCCGCTTACGTCTTATCGCCTGCAACGGTACGGCGTCGTTTGAACAATTGAACGAATTGAGACGCGCGGGTGTGAGTGCCTATAATCACAATCTTGAAACCAGCCGGGAGTTTTATCCACAGGTATGTACGACGCATCCGTGGGATGAGCGGTATGAGACGTGTGAAAATGTTAACCGTTCCGGTCTAAAGCTGATCAGTGGGGGGATTTTCGGTATGGGCGAAACGCAGGAAGATCGCCTCAGCATGCTGTACTCCCTAAAAGAGCTCAACCCTATATCGGTCCCGCTTAACTTTTATCATCATAATGCGGCATTGCCGTTAAATCCGAGTCCTCTTACGATTGATGAGTCATTGGAACTGATTTCACTTGCACGAAAAATACTGGATAAAGCGGATCGTATAATGATCGCCGGAGGACGGGAAATTACATTTAAAGAGCGGCAGCATGAGATATTCGAAGCCGGTGCCAACAGTATCGTTATCGGAAATTATCTCACGACTGCAGGCCGAGAGGCACATGCCGATTTGATGATGCTACAAGATCTCGGTTTTGAAATTGCTATGACACCTGAGGATAAGTAA
- a CDS encoding type II secretion system protein GspD, translating into MRSIILAAVLLGLTGCSVATKQETLTPEMHLKELDNPTTQIQRSEPAVQVVEVKADNFHIEPQIIPDKEIIKRAKIMGAELSDVIALLTEATNENVVFQLQAESVNSNKFSTSSSANGASNNEYTGKNDYLLTETTINLSASNISFGKILQKTVGDKLSILYDDNTFYLGNLRTVTLKIPSINGLPEILKASITSMGASNVTTDAITSSVSFSAREKEYSDIMKYLEILRNNLYVIEYEISIYDVELKDNYALGIDWSLVPSLAKDGLSFVASATGSLGSAGASAVPLTFGMIMKNDTYNGKALVNALENFGKVESVQRPKLLGLAGTNVKLTDGVEAPYISGIQNTSVGNGTAQVSTTSATALSGLEINLKSNMLDGTVITDIGLKINDIVGYTSFEVNGNKFSQPQTVTKAINNTMRVQPGVPIVISGLFRNKSDKGWNGLPGLGDSAAGVVGGARHTSNTKSEMVIVVTPRVIKYVMK; encoded by the coding sequence ATGCGTTCAATTATACTTGCTGCCGTACTTTTAGGATTAACCGGGTGTAGTGTCGCGACTAAACAAGAAACTCTGACACCGGAAATGCATCTCAAAGAACTCGATAACCCTACCACTCAGATTCAGCGTTCCGAGCCAGCGGTTCAGGTTGTGGAAGTAAAGGCGGATAATTTCCATATCGAACCGCAAATTATCCCCGATAAAGAGATCATCAAACGGGCAAAAATCATGGGAGCGGAATTAAGCGACGTTATTGCATTGCTGACCGAAGCAACCAACGAGAATGTTGTATTTCAACTTCAGGCAGAATCGGTCAATTCAAATAAATTCAGCACCTCTTCCTCAGCCAACGGGGCTTCTAATAATGAATACACAGGCAAAAATGATTATTTGCTTACGGAAACCACCATCAATCTTTCGGCATCCAATATCTCTTTTGGAAAAATACTACAAAAAACGGTGGGAGACAAACTTAGTATTCTTTATGATGACAACACTTTCTATCTAGGGAATTTACGTACGGTAACTCTTAAAATTCCTTCCATTAACGGTCTGCCGGAAATACTAAAAGCAAGCATTACTTCGATGGGTGCAAGCAATGTCACGACAGATGCTATTACCTCTTCCGTCAGTTTTTCGGCACGCGAAAAAGAGTATAGCGATATCATGAAATATCTTGAGATACTCCGCAACAATCTCTATGTTATCGAGTATGAAATTTCTATTTACGATGTTGAGCTCAAAGACAACTATGCGCTAGGGATTGACTGGAGTCTTGTTCCGAGTCTCGCAAAAGACGGTCTCAGTTTTGTCGCTTCGGCAACAGGAAGTTTGGGCTCTGCCGGTGCCTCAGCCGTCCCTCTCACCTTCGGAATGATCATGAAAAATGACACCTATAACGGGAAAGCACTTGTCAATGCACTCGAAAACTTCGGAAAAGTCGAAAGCGTTCAAAGACCGAAGCTTCTCGGACTTGCAGGAACTAATGTTAAACTGACCGACGGAGTTGAAGCCCCTTATATCAGCGGTATTCAAAATACGTCTGTGGGCAACGGAACCGCTCAAGTTTCTACTACCAGCGCAACCGCACTGAGCGGATTAGAGATCAATCTTAAATCCAATATGCTCGATGGCACCGTCATCACCGATATCGGACTTAAAATTAACGACATCGTCGGCTATACCTCTTTTGAAGTGAACGGCAATAAATTTTCTCAGCCGCAAACCGTCACCAAAGCAATCAATAACACCATGCGGGTCCAACCGGGAGTACCCATTGTTATTTCAGGTCTTTTCCGCAACAAAAGCGATAAAGGCTGGAACGGGTTGCCAGGCCTTGGTGACAGCGCGGCAGGCGTTGTAGGTGGAGCACGCCATACCTCTAATACGAAAAGCGAAATGGTAATCGTCGTTACCCCTCGCGTAATCAAATATGTGATGAAATAG
- a CDS encoding type IV pilin protein: MRNIYKSHRKGISLIEMIIAVILFGVLSAIGVKYYKNFFNTDLTAKKARVAALLDQAAQMSNAYDAYIAQVGSVASLDINLTELDDANVSILSRLPVAITELASGNADGTGGWELNNTTGIAGTSGIALQYKLDKNATGRLNTSDDEQYCAIINHEFNASVEYNASNATAFHTNPTIAYQNLGPVFCWNNGSHLTLFIVKP, translated from the coding sequence ATGCGTAATATCTACAAAAGTCATCGAAAAGGTATCTCTCTCATTGAGATGATTATTGCTGTTATCTTATTTGGAGTTCTCTCCGCTATCGGGGTTAAATACTACAAAAACTTTTTTAATACGGACTTGACGGCTAAAAAAGCACGTGTAGCGGCACTTTTGGATCAAGCGGCACAAATGTCGAATGCGTATGACGCATACATTGCGCAAGTAGGTTCGGTCGCAAGCCTTGATATCAACCTTACCGAACTCGATGACGCGAACGTTTCGATCCTTAGCCGCCTTCCGGTAGCTATTACGGAATTGGCCTCAGGAAATGCGGACGGCACCGGCGGCTGGGAATTAAACAACACTACCGGCATTGCGGGGACAAGCGGAATCGCGCTTCAGTACAAACTGGATAAAAATGCTACCGGACGCTTGAACACTTCAGATGATGAGCAATATTGTGCGATTATCAACCATGAGTTCAATGCAAGTGTCGAATACAATGCGTCTAATGCAACTGCATTCCATACCAATCCAACCATCGCGTATCAAAATTTAGGTCCGGTATTCTGCTGGAACAACGGATCGCACCTAACACTCTTTATAGTTAAACCTTAA
- a CDS encoding GspE/PulE family protein, translating into MNIKKILTSKQLEVCQKEQYYYQQIGIKKHLLDIALSHHFIQKKETSKTYNLELMKEYEMIIADERDDTLTILRKELLGEKRLAELSGKVHKKIEQKNIPVREFQQKYTSLLRVDPESIERKIKQFNAMDDGENEVIDIFEMLLEYGIQRSASDIHINAYESFYWLRYRIDGKIIARYLLNHELAQRFALIIKERCNIDMINVYAPQGGSFSREYENRTIDFRIEIAPSQYGENIVLRILDKASNIKSLNSLFPKSHPMSEHLHHFVNQSSGFFLVVGPTGSGKTTTLNAILNQRDRLHEIIYTIEDPIEYKIDFVTQYQINEASGFTFAEGMKSIMRQDPDVIVIGEMRDRESILTGLKAAHSGHMVFSTLHTPNSFMAMERIRDEGGDLFILAYSLSGVVAQRLIPKLCSCKQPCGVEDGKAFFSTETYGFEKSGCIRCNFTGYSGRALLLDMVFIPGDMKIRYQFYLALKNSTVFKAWEHFITFSYFQSAAYLFEMGTCDYETLSSELLSLGYVHET; encoded by the coding sequence ATGAATATTAAAAAGATATTGACGTCGAAACAGCTGGAAGTATGCCAAAAAGAGCAATACTATTATCAGCAAATCGGCATTAAAAAGCATCTTCTCGATATTGCACTCTCTCACCACTTCATCCAAAAAAAAGAGACCTCAAAAACCTATAATCTCGAACTCATGAAAGAATACGAAATGATTATCGCCGACGAACGCGATGACACCCTCACAATTCTTCGAAAAGAGCTTTTAGGGGAAAAACGTCTTGCCGAACTCAGCGGAAAAGTCCATAAAAAAATCGAGCAAAAAAATATCCCCGTTCGTGAGTTTCAACAAAAATATACGTCTCTTCTGCGCGTCGATCCCGAGAGTATTGAGCGAAAAATCAAGCAGTTTAATGCGATGGATGACGGAGAAAATGAAGTCATCGATATTTTTGAAATGCTTCTGGAATACGGTATTCAACGTTCCGCCAGTGATATCCATATCAATGCCTACGAATCGTTTTATTGGCTCCGCTACCGCATCGACGGAAAAATCATAGCCCGATACCTCCTCAATCATGAGTTGGCGCAACGTTTTGCTCTGATTATCAAAGAGCGCTGCAACATCGATATGATTAATGTCTATGCCCCTCAGGGGGGAAGTTTCTCCCGCGAATACGAAAACCGCACCATCGATTTTCGTATTGAAATTGCCCCGTCGCAGTATGGAGAAAATATCGTTTTGCGTATTTTGGACAAAGCGAGCAATATCAAATCGCTTAACTCCCTCTTCCCTAAAAGCCACCCTATGTCGGAACACCTTCACCATTTCGTCAACCAGTCCAGCGGCTTTTTTCTCGTCGTAGGACCGACCGGAAGCGGGAAAACAACAACGCTCAACGCCATTTTAAATCAGCGGGACAGACTCCACGAAATCATCTATACGATTGAAGATCCGATCGAGTATAAAATCGACTTCGTTACCCAGTATCAGATCAACGAGGCAAGCGGCTTTACCTTTGCGGAGGGGATGAAATCGATCATGCGTCAAGACCCTGACGTCATTGTTATCGGGGAAATGCGGGATCGCGAATCGATTCTCACCGGACTTAAAGCGGCGCACAGCGGACACATGGTTTTCTCTACACTCCATACACCCAACAGTTTTATGGCGATGGAACGTATCCGTGATGAGGGGGGGGATCTCTTTATCCTCGCCTATTCACTCAGCGGAGTTGTAGCTCAACGGCTTATTCCTAAACTCTGCTCGTGTAAACAACCCTGCGGCGTTGAAGACGGAAAAGCATTTTTTAGCACCGAAACGTATGGGTTTGAAAAAAGCGGCTGTATCCGATGCAATTTTACTGGATACAGTGGTCGGGCATTATTGCTGGATATGGTTTTTATCCCCGGAGATATGAAAATACGCTACCAATTTTATCTTGCCCTTAAAAACAGCACCGTCTTTAAAGCATGGGAACACTTCATCACGTTTAGCTATTTCCAATCGGCTGCGTATTTATTCGAGATGGGGACATGTGATTATGAAACGCTCTCTAGCGAATTGCTATCGTTAGGATACGTCCATGAAACCTGA
- a CDS encoding AMMECR1 domain-containing protein, whose amino-acid sequence MSQSVLLTIARASIEEVLQGQNSINRRELLEQFPILSEPMATQITLYLGTKIRGSAKTQTAERSLLEDIIYNAKTAAFQDENFDPLVTSEYLHATIHLTIFSPEGELSHQSDPILSE is encoded by the coding sequence ATGTCGCAATCCGTATTATTAACCATTGCTCGAGCTTCTATCGAAGAGGTCTTGCAAGGGCAGAATTCGATTAATCGACGTGAACTTCTCGAACAATTCCCGATACTATCCGAACCTATGGCGACACAAATAACACTCTATCTCGGCACAAAAATTCGGGGGAGTGCCAAAACGCAAACGGCCGAGCGTTCACTCCTTGAAGACATTATCTATAATGCCAAAACAGCCGCTTTCCAGGATGAAAATTTCGATCCGCTCGTCACCTCTGAATACCTTCATGCCACGATACACCTGACTATTTTCAGCCCTGAGGGCGAATTAAGCCATCAGAGCGACCCTATTTTATCAGAGTAA
- the topA gene encoding type I DNA topoisomerase, translating to MKLIIVESPAKAKTIKNFLSKDYEVIASKGHIRDLPKNRFGIKIDDEKIIAEYRISEDSTATVKQIQELAKKSDTIYIATDEDREGEAIGWHIAHAIDKDPSSLPRIVFHEITKNAIIHALETPRTIDMDRVNAQQARRLLDRIVGYKLSPLLANKIQKGLSAGRVQSSTLKIVVDREREIRAFIPEEYWTIDTLFKKDIEAALVNFENEKIDKLTIKTGDEAARIVETLKGESFKVGEIETKERKSSTPPPFMTSTLQQTASSQLGFSPKKTMMVAQALYEGVKTPEGTSGVITYMRTDSLNLATEAVEAAREVILTRYGKEYLPKEAKVYTKKSKGAQEAHEAIRPTMLGFTPEVAATYLKPDEIKLYRLIYNRFLACQMNDARFEQQSITFESAKAQFRATGRKLLFDGFYRVTGSDDKDKLLPSLTTGDSIEIQTVTPEQHFTEPPARYSEASLIKKLESEGIGRPSTYAPTISTLQARNYIEIEKRAIMPTEIAFTVTEMLENHFNEIVDASFTATMEETLDEISESGKSWHKILLDFYYPFIEKIDAGKSNIVSLKMAKPLGRNCPQCGSELLLRSGRFGEFIACSGFPKCKYTEQTEENQKENPATPDEVSEEVCDKCGSAMVVKNGRNGKFLACSGYPKCKNTKTLNQETKFSQVPCPECGGKLLWRQSRRGAFWGCEHYPKCKFISKFEPSDKKCEVPGCGGALAPRTYRNKEVYECVKCKDRTPREEAGE from the coding sequence TTGAAACTCATCATTGTCGAGTCTCCGGCCAAAGCCAAGACCATCAAAAACTTTCTCTCTAAAGATTACGAGGTAATTGCCTCTAAAGGTCATATTCGCGACCTCCCAAAAAACCGTTTCGGTATTAAAATCGATGACGAAAAAATAATTGCCGAATATCGCATCAGTGAAGACAGCACCGCGACCGTCAAACAGATTCAAGAATTGGCTAAAAAAAGCGATACGATCTATATCGCGACCGATGAGGACCGTGAGGGAGAGGCTATCGGATGGCATATTGCCCATGCTATTGATAAAGACCCCTCATCGCTTCCGCGTATCGTATTTCATGAGATTACTAAAAATGCGATTATCCATGCACTCGAAACGCCGCGTACGATCGATATGGATCGTGTCAATGCACAGCAAGCCCGCCGGTTATTGGACCGGATTGTAGGGTATAAGCTCTCTCCGCTTTTGGCTAATAAAATCCAAAAAGGGTTGTCTGCCGGACGGGTACAATCCTCTACCCTTAAAATCGTTGTCGATAGAGAAAGAGAAATCCGTGCTTTCATTCCGGAAGAGTATTGGACGATCGATACCCTTTTCAAAAAAGATATCGAAGCCGCACTTGTCAACTTTGAGAATGAGAAAATTGATAAACTCACTATCAAAACGGGTGATGAGGCTGCTCGGATTGTTGAGACTCTGAAAGGTGAAAGTTTTAAAGTCGGCGAGATTGAGACCAAAGAGCGCAAAAGCTCTACACCGCCGCCGTTTATGACGTCTACTTTGCAGCAAACGGCCAGCTCACAGCTTGGATTTTCTCCGAAAAAGACGATGATGGTGGCTCAAGCGCTGTACGAGGGGGTTAAAACTCCTGAGGGGACCAGCGGGGTTATCACCTACATGCGTACCGATTCACTCAATCTTGCAACCGAAGCGGTTGAGGCGGCACGCGAAGTGATTTTGACCCGTTACGGCAAAGAGTATCTTCCCAAAGAAGCGAAAGTTTATACGAAAAAATCCAAAGGGGCACAAGAGGCGCATGAAGCGATCCGCCCGACTATGCTTGGCTTTACCCCGGAAGTTGCGGCTACCTATCTTAAACCTGATGAGATCAAACTTTATCGTCTCATCTACAATCGCTTTTTGGCATGTCAGATGAACGATGCACGCTTTGAACAGCAAAGTATTACGTTTGAATCGGCAAAAGCACAGTTTCGAGCGACAGGTCGAAAGCTTTTGTTTGACGGATTTTACCGTGTAACCGGAAGTGATGACAAAGACAAACTCCTCCCGTCACTTACGACCGGAGATTCGATCGAGATACAAACCGTTACGCCTGAGCAGCATTTTACCGAGCCGCCGGCACGCTATTCGGAAGCGAGTCTGATTAAAAAGCTCGAGTCTGAAGGGATCGGCCGTCCATCGACGTATGCACCGACGATAAGCACGCTTCAAGCGCGTAACTACATCGAGATCGAAAAGCGTGCGATCATGCCGACTGAGATCGCTTTTACCGTTACGGAGATGCTGGAGAATCATTTTAATGAGATTGTCGATGCCTCTTTTACCGCGACTATGGAAGAGACCCTTGATGAGATCAGTGAGAGCGGCAAATCGTGGCACAAAATTTTGCTCGATTTTTACTATCCGTTCATCGAGAAAATTGATGCGGGTAAAAGCAACATTGTTAGTCTCAAAATGGCGAAACCGCTCGGACGAAACTGTCCGCAGTGCGGAAGCGAATTGTTGCTCCGCTCGGGCCGTTTCGGTGAGTTTATTGCCTGCAGCGGGTTTCCGAAGTGTAAATACACGGAGCAGACCGAAGAGAATCAAAAAGAGAATCCCGCAACCCCTGATGAGGTGAGTGAAGAGGTATGTGATAAATGCGGCAGCGCGATGGTGGTTAAAAACGGCCGTAACGGAAAGTTTTTGGCGTGCAGCGGCTATCCGAAATGTAAAAATACCAAAACGCTCAATCAGGAAACGAAATTCTCACAAGTTCCGTGTCCGGAATGCGGCGGAAAGCTACTGTGGAGACAATCGCGGCGCGGTGCATTTTGGGGGTGTGAACATTATCCGAAATGTAAATTTATCTCCAAATTTGAACCAAGTGATAAAAAATGTGAAGTCCCGGGATGCGGCGGAGCACTGGCACCGCGAACGTATCGCAATAAAGAAGTGTATGAGTGTGTTAAATGTAAAGATCGTACGCCTCGCGAGGAAGCCGGTGAATGA
- a CDS encoding metallophosphoesterase family protein, translating to MKIGLLSDTHTKKGRSQKVIDHLKAQGAEFLIHAGDIVKPEILDQLKSSGLRYVAVYGNNDANLIEYHTRYNLVQEPHYFKLGGVNFKLMHLPFYMNADAEVIIFGHTHVFECDFKNRTLFLNPGEACARDKPYSSCAMLEITDNELKVTHYSRALESEYFEERHYTFERA from the coding sequence ATGAAAATCGGATTGCTCTCCGACACTCATACTAAAAAAGGGCGTTCACAAAAGGTAATTGATCATTTAAAAGCTCAGGGTGCGGAGTTTTTGATCCATGCAGGGGATATCGTCAAGCCCGAAATTCTCGATCAGCTGAAAAGCAGCGGGCTGCGTTATGTCGCGGTGTATGGGAATAATGATGCTAATTTGATTGAATATCACACCCGATATAATCTTGTTCAGGAACCCCATTATTTTAAACTTGGCGGAGTAAATTTCAAACTGATGCATCTGCCGTTTTACATGAATGCCGATGCGGAAGTGATCATCTTCGGCCATACCCATGTATTTGAATGTGATTTTAAAAACCGTACATTGTTTTTAAATCCCGGAGAGGCATGCGCGCGTGATAAACCTTATTCAAGCTGTGCTATGCTTGAGATAACGGATAATGAACTGAAAGTGACTCACTATTCCCGTGCGCTAGAGAGTGAATATTTCGAAGAGCGCCACTATACTTTTGAAAGAGCGTAA